From a region of the Paenibacillus segetis genome:
- a CDS encoding GNAT family N-acetyltransferase, whose translation MLELHVDQFPIVESFFINKKNYIPALSVIHGNYPGRVFVDNAQIPNIAIVWAIGRWMYLEGSLSSLKNEFVVNSFIENVVIPDCRERHTNWFEIYTSDDEQWDKLFLAEIDYIKVDKHYESVYTLNLSKFNQVKHKIASAEDEIEVRLLDFDILPESFYHVSYISEKFKSKQSQGVQIKKDNQVVTICKNNGFIFRNEYFIDIDTLAQAERGKGYATIAAIQLIDHLLEGEMYPLWETTHENIPSHKLALKLGFEVRENYPVYAFMIEE comes from the coding sequence ATGCTAGAATTGCATGTTGATCAATTTCCTATTGTAGAATCATTTTTTATCAATAAGAAGAACTACATACCAGCCTTATCGGTAATTCATGGTAACTACCCAGGTAGAGTATTTGTCGATAATGCCCAAATACCTAACATTGCTATTGTTTGGGCAATCGGTAGGTGGATGTATTTGGAGGGAAGTCTCTCATCGCTGAAAAATGAATTTGTAGTGAATAGTTTTATAGAAAATGTAGTTATACCTGATTGCAGAGAACGACATACAAATTGGTTTGAGATCTATACTTCCGATGATGAACAATGGGATAAGCTTTTTTTAGCGGAAATAGACTACATAAAGGTAGATAAGCATTATGAATCAGTGTACACACTAAATCTGAGTAAATTTAATCAAGTCAAACATAAAATTGCTTCAGCAGAAGATGAAATAGAGGTACGTTTGCTGGATTTTGATATATTGCCTGAATCATTCTATCATGTATCTTACATAAGTGAGAAGTTTAAGTCTAAACAAAGCCAAGGGGTACAAATTAAAAAGGACAACCAAGTCGTAACCATTTGTAAAAATAATGGGTTTATATTTCGGAATGAATATTTTATTGATATCGATACGTTGGCACAAGCAGAGCGAGGGAAAGGGTATGCAACCATTGCTGCGATCCAGTTAATTGATCACTTATTAGAAGGTGAGATGTATCCTTTGTGGGAAACAACGCATGAGAATATTCCTTCTCATAAACTAGCACTGAAGCTCGGATTTGAGGTACGAGAGAATTATCCAGTTTATGCGTTTATGATAGAAGAATGA
- a CDS encoding poly(ethylene terephthalate) hydrolase family protein yields MQLQMQTEYIYGKPPLASRLARRIRHTYQYDTAFWRIAIAGPWGVGLFAFVLTALGIPTGLGTFLDILLCTTIGTILLFILANLIAVIIALIGIPIPRLFTGSVLFDLSAIFLIFYIDDVEFEISAVISIIGTIAGVVIGLVIGLLASRRIRIPIKVSLVTLLALLCLSSVLWPKELPLVHSDTSPSSVTPINMVSPAEPGSYPVDYFTYGSGKDTRQTEFGHNVDLVSQTVDASQYITKWSKLRTVFWGYNQESLPLNGRVWMPQGSGPFPLVLMVHGNHLMEDYSDEGYAYLGELLASRGFITISVDENFLNYSMLTGIPNDDMKMRAWILLKHLQQIDEFASSSDNPFYEKVDYEQIALIGHSRGGQAVAMAADANRWFSADNTLGDLSKFHIQAVAAIAPTDTKVDGTNAKLLDVSYLTLQGAHDGDVSDFDGERQYARTSFSSGSSHFKSTLYISSANHSQFNSGWGDRDVAYPLGLLLSKQGLLNAPDQREIAKVYISAFLEANLHGDQQYMPLFQDYRTGLHWLPESAYYNRFESGDFKLWSSFDEDMNRISIPSEGSAAGKDLKWLEEEYKNRHKGNKGTRGIVLEWEDKESVDPSYSITWKQRAPMPPSGIASVLSLSLSNRSFELADAESDDQQFKDINIEIEIQDSNGVSVRLPLSSFRDVPSLPVTDYTVHPWIGKRLSNGKYKYPTEVVFQTFQLPLSKYSELNPELDLAHIQQLTFHMSGGPGKIMLDDIGVY; encoded by the coding sequence ATGCAACTTCAGATGCAAACTGAATACATCTATGGAAAACCACCACTTGCTTCAAGACTAGCACGTCGTATCAGACATACCTATCAATATGATACCGCCTTCTGGCGGATTGCAATTGCCGGCCCCTGGGGGGTTGGCTTATTCGCATTTGTCTTAACCGCACTCGGTATACCTACAGGGCTTGGAACCTTTTTGGATATTTTGCTGTGTACCACGATCGGTACTATCTTGCTGTTTATCCTAGCAAATCTTATAGCGGTTATAATAGCACTGATTGGAATACCGATACCTAGACTGTTCACAGGTAGTGTATTATTCGATCTCAGCGCTATATTTCTTATCTTTTATATCGATGATGTTGAATTCGAGATTTCAGCTGTGATCTCTATTATTGGAACAATAGCTGGCGTAGTCATAGGCCTTGTTATCGGTTTACTAGCTAGCCGAAGAATCCGTATTCCGATCAAGGTAAGCCTAGTCACTCTACTTGCTCTATTATGCCTAAGTTCGGTACTATGGCCAAAAGAATTACCTTTAGTTCATTCAGATACCTCCCCTTCCTCGGTAACACCTATTAACATGGTTAGTCCAGCGGAACCGGGATCTTATCCGGTTGACTATTTTACTTATGGGAGTGGAAAAGACACACGGCAGACCGAATTCGGGCACAATGTCGATCTAGTCTCACAAACTGTGGATGCATCACAATATATTACTAAATGGTCTAAACTGCGTACGGTATTCTGGGGATATAACCAAGAATCCCTTCCTTTAAACGGTCGGGTGTGGATGCCACAGGGTTCAGGTCCTTTTCCACTCGTATTGATGGTTCATGGTAATCATTTAATGGAAGACTATTCAGACGAAGGTTACGCCTATCTAGGAGAATTGCTGGCCAGCCGAGGATTCATTACCATTTCGGTTGATGAGAATTTTCTTAATTACTCCATGCTAACAGGGATACCCAACGATGATATGAAAATGCGTGCTTGGATCCTGCTGAAGCACTTACAGCAAATTGATGAATTTGCTAGTTCATCAGATAATCCATTCTACGAAAAGGTCGATTATGAACAAATCGCACTTATTGGACATTCTCGTGGAGGGCAGGCTGTAGCCATGGCTGCAGACGCCAATCGTTGGTTCAGTGCCGATAATACTTTAGGTGATCTCAGTAAGTTCCATATTCAAGCGGTTGCTGCTATCGCTCCTACGGATACTAAAGTTGATGGTACCAATGCCAAATTGTTAGATGTCAGCTACCTAACTCTCCAAGGGGCTCATGATGGTGATGTCAGCGACTTTGACGGAGAACGGCAATATGCCAGAACCTCCTTCTCATCAGGGTCTTCACACTTCAAATCAACCTTATATATTTCGAGTGCTAACCATAGTCAATTTAATAGTGGCTGGGGTGACAGAGATGTTGCTTATCCATTGGGGCTTTTGCTTAGTAAACAAGGGTTGTTAAATGCCCCTGATCAAAGGGAGATTGCCAAAGTGTACATCTCCGCCTTTTTAGAAGCAAATCTCCACGGGGATCAGCAGTACATGCCACTATTTCAAGATTATCGAACGGGGCTACATTGGCTTCCGGAGTCCGCTTATTATAATCGGTTCGAGAGCGGAGATTTCAAGCTTTGGTCTTCATTTGATGAAGATATGAACCGGATAAGCATTCCTAGTGAAGGTAGCGCGGCTGGTAAGGACCTGAAATGGCTGGAAGAGGAGTACAAGAACCGACATAAAGGCAATAAAGGTACACGGGGAATCGTACTAGAATGGGAAGATAAAGAATCAGTAGATCCTTCATACAGTATAACCTGGAAACAAAGAGCTCCTATGCCACCATCGGGAATCGCTTCTGTACTTTCTCTATCACTTAGTAATCGCAGTTTCGAATTAGCGGATGCTGAGTCTGATGATCAACAATTTAAAGACATCAACATTGAAATTGAGATTCAGGATTCAAATGGTGTAAGCGTGCGTCTGCCCTTATCTTCATTCAGGGATGTACCTTCACTTCCAGTGACCGATTATACCGTTCATCCATGGATAGGTAAGCGTCTTTCAAATGGTAAATACAAATATCCAACGGAGGTCGTATTTCAAACGTTCCAACTTCCTCTTTCGAAGTATAGCGAGCTCAATCCCGAGTTGGACCTCGCTCATATTCAACAGTTAACTTTTCATATGAGCGGAGGACCCGGTAAAATTATGCTCGATGATATTGGAGTTTATTAA
- a CDS encoding CopG family ribbon-helix-helix protein, with the protein MANLHNTKRIMISLPDHLLQEVDGIVAMENSNRSELIRQAMKLYLNERKKRFIRDSMQRGYMEMAKINLTMASEAFHAEEDADITLDRLVSGV; encoded by the coding sequence ATGGCCAATTTGCATAACACCAAAAGGATTATGATCAGTTTGCCAGATCATCTTTTGCAGGAAGTGGATGGAATTGTTGCGATGGAGAATTCCAATCGTAGTGAGCTGATCAGGCAGGCCATGAAACTGTATCTGAATGAACGGAAGAAACGTTTCATCCGTGATTCAATGCAGCGTGGCTATATGGAGATGGCTAAGATTAACTTAACCATGGCTTCGGAGGCATTCCATGCGGAGGAAGATGCAGACATCACTCTAGACCGCCTAGTGAGCGGGGTGTAA
- a CDS encoding MDR family MFS transporter, which produces MNTYLKQIHPLSWTIIIGTIFGRMATTMSIPFLSIYLIKSLGASPTQTGIVVAVSSLIGVFASFYGGYISDVIGRKKVMLISIFGWSLVFVGFALADRIWIFFLMNALNGLCRAMFEPTSRALLADITPQESKLLIFNLRYAAINVGAVVGPILGLQMGVANSNGVFYIAGLVYFCYGAVLVVQFLLNKEIGAANKELGNRITLTGALKVTGKDRVFIFVLIGMIFCVFGYGHFGSTLGQFMEMNPRIEDGVKWFSYMLTMNALVVLIVQFPVVKIASRFSPVTPLIVGSAFISCSLLVFGIFESIVAFMLSVVLFTIGEVLMFTMTDVLVDRIAKPELRGTYFGMFGFNNLGNVMAPLLGGFLLDVIGVQSALLIFAIIAGCSACGIPFLLLAHRRLKQG; this is translated from the coding sequence ATGAATACATACTTAAAGCAAATCCACCCCTTGTCATGGACCATTATCATTGGAACGATTTTTGGCCGGATGGCAACCACAATGAGTATTCCGTTTCTATCTATTTATTTAATTAAATCGCTAGGTGCTTCTCCCACACAGACGGGTATTGTCGTAGCGGTTAGTTCGCTTATCGGTGTGTTTGCTAGTTTCTATGGGGGATACATTTCTGACGTTATTGGGCGAAAAAAAGTGATGCTAATCTCTATCTTTGGTTGGAGTCTAGTGTTTGTTGGTTTTGCGCTGGCTGATCGCATTTGGATCTTCTTCCTCATGAACGCTTTGAATGGATTATGCCGGGCCATGTTCGAACCGACCTCTCGGGCCTTGCTAGCCGATATTACACCACAGGAGAGCAAACTTCTCATATTTAATCTGAGGTATGCGGCAATCAATGTTGGGGCTGTGGTGGGGCCTATATTGGGACTACAAATGGGAGTGGCGAATTCGAATGGAGTTTTCTATATTGCCGGGCTAGTCTATTTCTGTTATGGTGCCGTCCTGGTCGTACAGTTCTTGTTAAATAAAGAAATCGGAGCGGCGAATAAGGAACTGGGTAATCGAATTACGTTAACTGGCGCTTTGAAGGTTACTGGTAAGGATCGAGTGTTTATCTTTGTTCTGATCGGCATGATCTTCTGCGTATTTGGTTATGGACATTTTGGGTCTACATTAGGCCAGTTTATGGAGATGAATCCTAGAATCGAAGATGGAGTAAAATGGTTTAGTTATATGCTGACCATGAATGCACTCGTTGTATTGATTGTACAGTTTCCCGTTGTGAAAATCGCTAGTCGCTTTTCCCCGGTCACGCCATTGATTGTGGGTAGCGCATTTATATCATGCAGCCTATTGGTCTTTGGTATCTTTGAATCGATAGTAGCCTTCATGCTAAGTGTTGTATTGTTTACGATCGGTGAGGTCCTCATGTTCACCATGACGGATGTGTTAGTCGATCGAATTGCTAAGCCAGAATTACGTGGTACCTACTTCGGTATGTTTGGATTCAATAACTTAGGAAATGTGATGGCCCCATTATTAGGGGGATTCCTGCTGGATGTTATAGGTGTACAATCTGCTCTATTAATTTTTGCTATTATTGCCGGATGCTCTGCTTGTGGTATTCCATTCTTGCTGTTGGCACATCGGCGTCTGAAGCAAGGATAA
- a CDS encoding GNAT family N-acetyltransferase codes for MDISLKEVDFRNPDLLHLITKLDQYLYEIYPADEVFGVDFSDPRIAEIIFVIAYDSDVPVGCGAIRRVDHDVVELKRFFVEVDYRKRGIAGKILRYLEERAINLNYGVIRLETGAPQSESIYFYKKHGYTEIERYGEYVACESSLCYEKQLSSSEDL; via the coding sequence GTGGACATATCTCTTAAAGAAGTGGATTTCCGCAATCCTGACTTATTACATCTGATAACCAAGCTGGATCAATACTTATATGAGATATATCCTGCGGATGAGGTGTTTGGTGTTGACTTCTCTGACCCAAGGATCGCGGAGATCATTTTTGTGATAGCTTATGATTCAGACGTACCTGTTGGATGCGGAGCAATACGCAGGGTAGATCATGACGTGGTAGAACTAAAGAGATTTTTTGTGGAAGTGGATTATAGAAAACGAGGAATAGCTGGGAAGATCTTGCGATATCTCGAGGAGAGAGCGATCAACTTAAATTATGGGGTTATACGGCTGGAAACGGGGGCACCACAATCTGAATCGATATATTTTTATAAGAAGCATGGTTATACTGAGATCGAAAGATACGGTGAGTATGTAGCTTGTGAGTCCAGTCTATGTTATGAAAAGCAATTGAGTTCTTCAGAAGATCTGTAA
- a CDS encoding GNAT family N-acetyltransferase codes for MKITFRSYAESDFLKVRDFLIDTQTKLGRPNCWAIDRWEFLDFFQEVGQASSKQRWQDRIGLWEYSNGDIAAVACDDGNAFFLLDTLEPATELINEMFQYAEEYLLKFDSGVSSNHLEIVTGMTTVEQVAMSRGYVREEWSNPTLSISMDREFKVTLPDGFALQCGSKVDDLCKAMGHIMAFDYADSPSAELTLKNYGNIKNAPDYNPELDLCIINESGEVVSFCGIWLDEVNQVAILEPVGTHKDYRRRGLGKTVIYEGFNRLKGLGVVKVYVGSDQPFYRRIGFEPEFTTHSWRKHME; via the coding sequence ATGAAAATAACATTTAGGTCTTATGCGGAGTCAGACTTTTTGAAGGTCAGGGACTTTCTAATAGACACGCAAACGAAGCTGGGGCGGCCCAATTGCTGGGCAATTGATCGATGGGAGTTCCTTGATTTTTTTCAGGAAGTGGGACAGGCAAGTTCTAAGCAGCGATGGCAGGATCGCATAGGACTATGGGAATACAGTAATGGCGATATAGCTGCTGTTGCATGTGATGACGGTAACGCCTTCTTCTTGTTGGATACGCTAGAACCCGCTACTGAACTGATAAATGAAATGTTTCAATATGCTGAGGAATATCTGTTGAAGTTCGATAGTGGTGTAAGCTCAAATCATCTTGAAATTGTAACGGGTATGACGACAGTGGAACAAGTTGCAATGAGTAGAGGATATGTTCGGGAAGAATGGAGTAATCCCACGTTATCCATTTCAATGGATCGAGAGTTCAAGGTAACATTACCTGACGGATTTGCACTTCAATGTGGATCTAAGGTTGATGATCTATGTAAAGCTATGGGACATATTATGGCTTTTGATTATGCCGATTCTCCCTCTGCCGAACTAACTTTAAAGAACTATGGCAATATAAAGAACGCTCCTGATTACAACCCAGAGCTGGATTTGTGCATAATTAATGAATCAGGTGAGGTCGTCTCTTTCTGCGGGATATGGTTGGATGAAGTTAATCAAGTTGCCATTCTGGAGCCTGTAGGGACACATAAAGATTACAGAAGAAGAGGGTTAGGGAAGACAGTTATCTATGAGGGATTCAATCGACTTAAAGGCTTGGGAGTAGTTAAGGTTTACGTAGGTTCCGATCAGCCATTTTATCGGCGTATTGGTTTTGAGCCAGAGTTCACAACACATTCATGGAGAAAGCACATGGAATAA
- a CDS encoding TrmH family RNA methyltransferase has translation MMTDIKSLLNNAIPTTDRRFVTEGIWAHQKLQMTDIPIEYCLFCLEMIYSNEAVELVEEFMNRTEHIYIIAPKIFQKLSDRDDPDGFMSVGILPIHDPAELVVRDDAVVVVLDGLESPGNIGTILRSCDGAGVDAVMICNPRARYNNPKMIKASMGAVFTVPIVQFEQPLQCINWLKGHNFRIYLADAEAKSCYEGNDYSGNTAIVLGSERYGISREWYNHSVQTLTIPMLGSCDSLNVGVAASILAYEICLHKRTQEGDCYENNI, from the coding sequence ATGATGACGGACATCAAATCATTACTTAATAACGCCATTCCCACTACGGATAGGCGGTTTGTAACGGAAGGGATTTGGGCGCACCAAAAGCTGCAAATGACTGATATTCCTATTGAATATTGTCTGTTTTGTCTTGAAATGATTTATAGTAACGAAGCAGTGGAGCTTGTTGAAGAGTTTATGAACAGAACGGAACATATTTACATCATAGCCCCTAAAATCTTTCAAAAGCTAAGTGATCGAGATGATCCAGATGGATTCATGTCCGTTGGTATTTTGCCTATTCATGATCCAGCAGAACTTGTAGTTCGAGATGATGCCGTGGTTGTAGTATTAGATGGATTGGAAAGCCCGGGCAATATCGGAACGATTCTCAGATCCTGTGACGGAGCTGGGGTAGACGCGGTTATGATCTGTAACCCAAGAGCCCGCTATAACAATCCGAAAATGATCAAAGCGAGTATGGGAGCGGTTTTCACGGTTCCTATCGTGCAGTTCGAACAACCCTTACAATGTATAAATTGGTTGAAGGGACACAACTTTCGCATTTATTTGGCTGATGCGGAGGCGAAATCTTGTTACGAAGGTAATGACTATAGCGGAAATACGGCGATAGTTCTTGGGAGCGAACGCTATGGGATATCGCGAGAATGGTACAACCATTCGGTACAAACGTTAACGATTCCGATGCTTGGTTCCTGTGACTCGCTAAACGTAGGAGTTGCGGCTTCTATTCTTGCATATGAGATTTGCTTACACAAAAGGACTCAGGAAGGGGATTGTTATGAAAATAACATTTAG
- a CDS encoding CD3324 family protein, whose amino-acid sequence MKYISANVIFPEELLKEIQKYVQGEMIYIPNSEGVRKKWGENSGHRKQLDIRNKKINEQFREGATIDQLSDTFCLSYDSIRKIVYCKK is encoded by the coding sequence ATGAAGTATATATCAGCAAATGTTATTTTTCCCGAAGAGTTATTGAAGGAAATACAGAAGTATGTGCAAGGTGAAATGATTTATATTCCTAATTCCGAAGGTGTACGCAAAAAGTGGGGCGAGAATTCCGGTCATCGGAAACAACTGGATATTCGTAATAAGAAAATCAATGAACAGTTTCGTGAAGGTGCAACGATAGATCAACTATCAGATACCTTCTGCCTGTCTTATGATAGCATTAGGAAGATCGTCTATTGCAAAAAATAA
- a CDS encoding outer membrane lipoprotein-sorting protein — protein MRRRITWVLTIVIVVSVMLAGCGKKDASGVVKDLDKVVTKMESYQGSGIMTLYTGDNPQEYRVEVWYQNPSYYRIALTNAQKNVTQIVLRNDQGVYVLTPSLNKSFRFQSDWPENQGQVYLYQTLVKSIVSDNTRQFVSDKDSYVFDVAANYNTHSLVRQKIWLDKKDYAPKQVQVSDSEAKVIVEVKFDKFDFGTKFDKNSFDMQHNLDAAAQNSKGTLLEVDESGMLIEKQPVTSDAGTEGNNSATTSSNEETGSEIATPALSEPFGMIIPTYLPQGVEYRDDKVVDDSERSTVLLRYDGTYQFTLTESRSPDRTASLVPGEVVDLGFTAGLLTGDALQTLTWTVDGLEFKITSGDLPVNEMVKIAASMQDQTGK, from the coding sequence ATGCGTCGACGGATCACATGGGTGTTAACCATCGTGATAGTTGTAAGCGTCATGTTGGCTGGTTGCGGGAAGAAAGACGCTTCCGGTGTTGTCAAAGATTTGGACAAAGTCGTTACAAAAATGGAGAGTTACCAGGGTTCAGGGATAATGACACTTTATACTGGGGACAATCCACAAGAGTACAGGGTGGAAGTGTGGTATCAGAATCCGTCATATTACCGGATCGCGCTCACTAACGCACAGAAGAACGTAACGCAGATTGTACTGCGTAATGACCAAGGTGTGTATGTTCTAACACCTAGCCTGAACAAGAGCTTCCGTTTCCAAAGTGATTGGCCAGAGAATCAAGGTCAGGTGTACCTGTACCAGACGCTCGTTAAAAGTATAGTGAGCGATAATACACGGCAATTCGTTAGTGACAAGGACAGCTATGTATTTGATGTAGCAGCAAACTATAACACGCATTCGCTCGTCCGCCAAAAAATTTGGCTTGATAAAAAAGACTATGCTCCAAAACAAGTGCAGGTGTCGGATTCCGAGGCTAAGGTTATTGTGGAAGTGAAGTTTGATAAATTTGATTTTGGCACCAAGTTTGATAAAAATTCGTTTGATATGCAGCACAATCTTGATGCAGCGGCTCAAAATTCTAAGGGAACATTGCTTGAAGTTGACGAATCTGGAATGCTCATTGAAAAGCAGCCAGTTACATCGGATGCTGGGACTGAAGGTAATAATAGCGCAACTACAAGCAGTAACGAGGAAACAGGTTCAGAAATAGCTACTCCGGCTTTATCAGAGCCGTTTGGCATGATTATTCCAACGTACTTGCCGCAGGGCGTAGAATATAGAGATGATAAGGTTGTGGACGATAGTGAACGAAGTACAGTACTTCTGCGATATGATGGTACATATCAGTTCACTTTGACGGAGTCCAGATCACCAGACCGAACGGCTTCGCTTGTACCTGGTGAAGTAGTAGATCTAGGCTTCACAGCAGGTCTGTTAACAGGTGATGCACTCCAAACATTGACATGGACGGTTGATGGTCTAGAGTTTAAAATAACAAGTGGTGACTTACCAGTGAATGAAATGGTAAAAATAGCCGCTTCTATGCAGGACCAAACGGGTAAATAA
- the alr gene encoding alanine racemase has product MQVKYRPTQAEIDIDALQSNYLAFRNRLPREMKLLACVKANAYGHGAVPIARELERFGADYLSVAFLEEALELRQAGITMPILVLGYTPAHGIRTAWEHNITLNVFSKEILEAIQALDPSEFPYKLKVHIKIDSGMGRIGLLPGEEAVDFVRDALQLPHVEVEGLFTHFATADEENKSYTLEQYRRFQEVVNALREEGIHIPIIHTGNSAIAIDLPEISCQMVRIGIAIYGLYPSNEVLFDKVKLTPVLSLKTEVVFVKKLPPHSSISYGARYVTDQEEIIATLPIGYADGYSRLLGGKAQVLIRGRRVPVVGTICMDQCMVSLQALAEEAEDIKAGEEVVLIGQQSGGEITADELASAMGTIHYELICMLAHRVVRVYKRTGTPDVLVSPLLS; this is encoded by the coding sequence GTGCAAGTGAAGTATCGGCCTACTCAAGCGGAAATTGATATCGATGCGTTACAGTCCAATTATTTGGCGTTTCGCAATAGACTGCCAAGAGAAATGAAACTTCTAGCATGCGTGAAAGCTAATGCTTACGGACACGGTGCAGTACCTATAGCAAGAGAATTGGAACGGTTTGGAGCGGATTATCTGAGCGTAGCTTTTTTGGAAGAAGCGTTGGAACTCCGGCAGGCTGGCATTACCATGCCAATTCTTGTTTTGGGATATACACCGGCTCATGGCATTCGTACTGCATGGGAACACAACATTACGTTGAATGTGTTCAGCAAGGAGATTTTGGAGGCGATTCAGGCCCTCGATCCTTCGGAATTCCCTTATAAGTTGAAGGTTCACATCAAGATCGACTCCGGTATGGGACGTATCGGTTTATTGCCAGGAGAAGAGGCAGTTGATTTCGTTCGCGATGCATTACAACTTCCGCATGTGGAAGTGGAAGGATTGTTTACCCACTTTGCAACAGCGGATGAAGAGAACAAAAGCTATACATTGGAGCAGTACCGACGTTTTCAGGAAGTGGTGAACGCGCTACGGGAGGAAGGAATTCATATCCCGATTATACATACGGGTAATAGCGCCATCGCCATTGATTTACCGGAGATATCTTGTCAAATGGTACGGATCGGCATTGCAATATACGGTCTATATCCATCTAATGAAGTCTTATTCGATAAGGTAAAGTTAACTCCGGTCCTGTCCCTTAAAACGGAAGTGGTATTTGTTAAAAAACTTCCACCTCATTCCTCCATCAGTTATGGTGCGAGATATGTAACAGACCAGGAAGAAATAATCGCCACACTACCCATCGGGTATGCGGACGGATATTCCCGGTTACTTGGTGGTAAGGCGCAAGTACTGATACGCGGTCGCCGCGTTCCTGTCGTTGGAACAATCTGCATGGACCAATGTATGGTTTCGCTACAAGCTTTGGCTGAAGAAGCTGAAGACATTAAAGCCGGCGAGGAGGTTGTACTCATCGGCCAGCAGTCTGGCGGGGAAATTACTGCAGACGAACTGGCATCCGCTATGGGAACTATCCACTATGAATTGATTTGCATGTTGGCTCATCGTGTAGTCCGAGTATATAAACGTACCGGTACACCTGATGTCCTAGTAAGCCCACTTTTGTCTTAA
- a CDS encoding amino acid permease, whose amino-acid sequence MQSKQAPLQKKLLPRHISFMAMGGVIGTGIFKGSAETVSVAGPGVIFSYVFAGLLLLVVMGAIAEMATVFPNMNMKDFIRKAFGERISFIIGWLYCFMWLSVCVIEVIAAGSFLQFWIPDVPLWALSLASAAFIIGINSMSVGGYGEFEFWLAGIKIAMIVVFIVLGGCILFGVLPGSDAPFLHNYTEYGGFIPNGWTSIFSALLIVMFSYGGSELIGLTLTEAQDAEKVLPKVVKGFILRVILFYSLPILIICGLIPWNQLDEHTSPFVQVLTSSGMQGAAHLMNFILITAVLSAANSGIYGATRMLHSLAKDGEAPQSLARISAKGVPVNSLKLCAVILFLGSMIAYITQEKVFTLLMAVPGFVVVVVWIAICLAQLKLRKSYPVQPGFKVWGYPYLTIITTFCLSVIALTFLFDAGNRISIGVCVGVMIFLSVWAVIRFKSRQIP is encoded by the coding sequence GTGCAATCAAAACAAGCACCGCTGCAAAAAAAGCTACTACCACGGCATATCAGTTTTATGGCGATGGGAGGAGTTATTGGCACCGGTATTTTTAAAGGAAGTGCTGAGACCGTAAGTGTTGCTGGTCCAGGGGTTATTTTTTCCTACGTATTCGCAGGTCTTCTACTACTTGTCGTTATGGGAGCGATCGCGGAAATGGCCACCGTCTTCCCTAACATGAATATGAAGGATTTCATCCGAAAAGCTTTCGGAGAACGGATTTCATTTATTATTGGATGGCTATATTGCTTCATGTGGTTATCCGTCTGCGTCATTGAGGTTATTGCCGCAGGAAGCTTCCTGCAATTTTGGATTCCCGATGTTCCATTGTGGGCGCTTAGCCTCGCAAGCGCAGCCTTCATTATTGGGATAAATTCCATGAGTGTTGGAGGTTACGGGGAGTTTGAATTTTGGCTAGCAGGGATCAAAATAGCTATGATCGTTGTGTTCATAGTGCTCGGCGGATGCATCCTATTCGGCGTATTGCCTGGATCGGACGCTCCTTTCTTACACAATTATACAGAGTACGGTGGATTTATTCCGAATGGCTGGACTTCCATCTTCTCAGCCCTGCTCATCGTTATGTTCTCCTATGGGGGTTCCGAGCTCATTGGACTGACGTTAACGGAGGCGCAGGATGCGGAGAAGGTGCTGCCTAAAGTAGTAAAGGGCTTCATTCTACGGGTTATTCTGTTCTATTCCTTGCCTATTCTGATTATCTGTGGACTTATTCCATGGAATCAATTAGATGAACATACCAGTCCATTTGTACAGGTCCTGACTTCGTCCGGAATGCAAGGTGCAGCCCATCTGATGAACTTCATCCTGATTACCGCCGTGTTATCAGCGGCAAACTCAGGAATTTACGGTGCTACGCGGATGTTACATTCTCTAGCCAAAGACGGAGAAGCCCCGCAATCGCTCGCTCGTATTTCCGCTAAGGGAGTTCCTGTGAATAGTCTGAAGCTATGCGCAGTTATACTATTTCTTGGCTCGATGATTGCTTACATTACTCAAGAAAAAGTGTTTACCCTGCTGATGGCGGTACCTGGCTTCGTTGTTGTAGTCGTCTGGATTGCAATATGCCTAGCTCAGCTAAAACTCCGCAAATCTTATCCTGTACAGCCAGGATTCAAGGTATGGGGATATCCTTATCTCACTATAATCACGACCTTTTGTCTATCCGTTATTGCGTTAACTTTCTTATTTGACGCAGGAAATCGAATTAGTATTGGCGTGTGTGTGGGTGTAATGATCTTTCTCTCTGTATGGGCGGTTATCCGGTTCAAATCACGGCAAATTCCATAA